In the genome of Coraliomargarita algicola, one region contains:
- a CDS encoding GntR family transcriptional regulator, with amino-acid sequence MKSAKDTKYRQIAEQLIQEIRDTMGPGDKLPTEVQLAERFGVHFMTVRGALKLLQEGGVIQRQRAIGTTVLNPLGGNWVGILCEMNVFSPHSHSLFHRSVIYYLRKYLREQKIPSRVSIGETEPGSKAESNLTSLDFVADVEANRLAGVIALSVNPNEAWLQKLHKQGIPVIGSNQRFLHNVSTGGEADTQRAVRTLLDYGRTRIAYMGWVESAKADELPPHLEELKQCYPENLRKDWIKYDIHPETPLAGATEFRKIWTSSKEKPNGLIVNDEHMMPDLERTLKEFEIRVPEDLLIIRHRTRGNTTPCNLPTIIMETDPQLYAFRMADLFIRLYAGKKLTSVDTNVSRTFIDDEIRRHPAVMAPGWNSADMSQHSTF; translated from the coding sequence ATGAAAAGCGCAAAAGATACTAAATATCGTCAGATCGCTGAGCAACTGATCCAAGAAATCCGCGATACGATGGGCCCAGGCGATAAGCTTCCGACTGAAGTGCAATTAGCCGAACGCTTTGGCGTACATTTCATGACCGTCCGAGGGGCGCTCAAACTCCTTCAAGAGGGCGGCGTGATCCAACGCCAACGGGCAATCGGGACGACCGTCCTCAATCCACTAGGCGGCAACTGGGTTGGAATCCTTTGCGAAATGAATGTCTTTTCCCCTCATAGCCACAGCCTCTTTCACCGAAGCGTGATCTATTACTTACGCAAATATCTGCGTGAACAAAAAATTCCGTCCCGAGTATCCATTGGCGAAACTGAACCGGGGTCCAAAGCCGAAAGCAACCTAACTTCGCTTGACTTCGTTGCAGACGTGGAAGCCAATCGCTTAGCAGGCGTCATTGCCCTATCCGTTAACCCCAATGAGGCTTGGCTACAAAAACTACACAAGCAGGGCATCCCAGTCATCGGTTCCAATCAAAGATTCCTTCACAATGTATCAACTGGAGGTGAAGCCGACACACAACGCGCAGTGCGAACCTTGTTAGACTACGGACGCACCCGAATTGCCTACATGGGATGGGTGGAATCAGCTAAGGCCGACGAGCTGCCACCGCACTTAGAAGAACTCAAACAGTGCTACCCAGAGAACCTACGTAAAGACTGGATCAAATACGACATTCACCCAGAAACCCCACTGGCAGGTGCTACCGAATTCCGAAAAATTTGGACATCATCGAAAGAAAAGCCAAACGGGTTAATCGTCAACGACGAGCACATGATGCCAGACCTTGAGCGCACCCTCAAAGAATTTGAAATTCGTGTCCCAGAAGACCTGCTAATTATACGCCATCGAACCCGCGGCAATACCACCCCCTGCAACTTACCTACAATCATAATGGAGACCGACCCACAACTCTATGCCTTCCGCATGGCGGATCTATTCATCCGACTCTACGCAGGTAAGAAACTCACAAGTGTCGATACCAACGTCAGTCGCACATTTATCGATGACGAGATCCGACGCCACCCTGCCGTAATGGCACCAGGATGGAACTCTGCCGACATGAGCCAGCACTCCACCTTTTAG
- a CDS encoding type II secretion system protein codes for MLTVPTSCSRRGFTLIELLASIAVIAILAALVYAGIGKVLNAARSAQLASNLRQVHTGLISYVQDHNNQFPLTSKNGYDPDVPGSPSLSWQQVVAPYVGEDVDGWSNSERIYASVFRDPTDLSLKQVGEARPTRNIAINGYSSGSWGLHDRNINTIELPAKMLALTSGLAAMYGDEYAGGMRIRNINYGDATQAEKYTRIAGEHYCVFVDGHLEVIPQARMIEEASLGAYSILFDPAATSGRGWHP; via the coding sequence ATGCTGACTGTCCCCACTAGTTGTTCTCGTCGAGGCTTTACTTTAATTGAGTTGCTTGCATCCATTGCGGTGATTGCAATTCTGGCTGCCTTGGTTTATGCGGGCATTGGCAAAGTGTTGAATGCGGCTCGTAGCGCTCAGTTGGCATCCAATCTTCGCCAAGTCCATACCGGATTAATCAGTTATGTTCAGGATCATAATAATCAGTTTCCATTAACAAGTAAAAATGGCTACGATCCTGATGTCCCTGGAAGCCCGTCCCTGAGTTGGCAGCAGGTGGTCGCGCCTTACGTAGGGGAAGATGTGGATGGCTGGTCTAATTCGGAGCGGATTTATGCTTCGGTTTTTAGGGACCCAACGGATCTGTCGTTGAAGCAAGTGGGCGAGGCGCGGCCAACTCGTAACATTGCTATTAATGGTTATTCATCTGGATCTTGGGGCTTGCATGATCGTAACATAAATACGATTGAGTTGCCTGCCAAAATGCTGGCATTAACCTCGGGCTTAGCTGCTATGTATGGAGATGAGTATGCTGGGGGGATGCGGATTCGTAACATTAATTATGGTGACGCGACTCAGGCTGAGAAGTATACTCGAATAGCTGGTGAGCATTATTGTGTTTTTGTGGACGGGCACCTTGAGGTCATTCCCCAGGCCCGAATGATAGAGGAGGCGAGTTTGGGGGCATATTCTATTCTGTTTGATCCAGCAGCGACGAGCGGGCGAGGCTGGCATCCATGA